Genomic window (Bacillus vallismortis):
GCAATGTCTTGGATGCTTGCCGAGCTTTCTTTCGACACATCGGCAATGTCGCTGACGGCAGTTGAAACATGCTTTGAACGGTCCGACAGCTGTTCGACGGTGGAATTCATCGTCTGCAATTTACCCGCGATTTCGTTTGTCATGCTGAAAATGCTCTGAAAGCTTTCTTTTGTATTGTCTGTGACAACAAGTCCGGACTGCACTTCCTGTTTGACCTCTTTAAACATGTGAAGGGAGGTTTCGATTTCTGCTACGATTTCTTGGATCAGCTTTTCGATTTCTTTTGCTGAATCGGCTGATTGAACAGCCAGTTTGCGCACTTCCTCCGCTACGACAGAGAAGCCGCGTCCTGATTCCCCGGCACGCGCCGCTTCAATGGCTGCGTTTAATGCCAGCAAGTTTGTTTGGTCAGCGATGCCGTTGATGACTCTCAAAATACTTGTGATGTCTTTTGATTTTCCTTCTAAGCCTTTGACCACAGCTTCAGCCTGCTGAACCGATTGATTAATCGAGTTCATTTGTCCGACTGTCTGCTGGACAAACTTTTCACCTGTTCCGGCGATTTCCGTTGATTGGATAGACGCCTTTGTAATGTCTGATGATGTTTCTGAGACATGCTGAAGGTCTCCATTCATTAAGTTCAGCTGATGAGAGCTGGATTCAACCTTTTCGCTTTGCTCCTCGTTTCCGTTTGAGAACTGCTCAATCGCCATTGTGATATGCTCGGTGGCTTTGCTCGTCTGTCCGGCAGATGCGGTAAGCTGTTCGGACGATGCGGCCACATTGTTCACCGAGTCTTGAATCGCGCTGATCAGTGAGCGAAGAGATTGTCCCATTTCATTGAAACTTTCTCCAAGCTCTCCAAGCTCATCCTTCGAACGGATGTCGATCGTTTCTGTCAGATCCCCGCTGCTGATCGTTTTCGATGATTGGACGAGACGTTTTAACGGTTTTGTAATCGATCGAACGATAAACAGAATTAAAAACCCGCCTATCACAATGGAAGCAATCAGCACGATCATGCCTGTGATCAGCACAGATTTAGAGGCATCCTTGATTTCATCCATATACATTGTGCCGGCTATTTTCCATCCAGTCAGTTCATTTGTTGTATATGACATCTTTTTATCTTCGTTATTCAGAGTGTACTTGAAATCACCGCTGTTATCGGCGTACATTTTGGCAACCCAATCGCCTGAGAGCTTTTCCCCCGCCTTATGGTTCTGATGAGCGACGTAGGTTTTGTTTTTCGTCGCAATGAACACATAGCCTTCTTCGCCGACCTTGATTTGTTTCATCTGTTCTAACAATTTGTCAATGGTGATATCCATGGCGACAACGCCGGATCCATCCTTCAACTCCTGGGCAATGGTAATAACCATGCTTCCGTCACTCGCTGCCACGTAAGGATCTGTCACAACAATTTCACCGCCGGCCTTCATCGCATCTTGGTACCAAGGGCGTTGTCTCGGATCGTATCCTTCCGGCAATTTTTCATTGGGCGCTTGGATGTAGGTGCCGTTTTCCGCGCCTCCATAAATTCTGGCTACCCCTTCATTGATAGAGATATATTGTGAAAACTTCGCTTTGAGCTCTTCTTGATTAGTCTTTCCTTTAAATGCGGAGCTTTTAAGAGATTCACTAAAAAAAGTGACTCCTTTCGCTTTTGCTCCCAGGTCATTTGTAACAGTGGTATTAAATGTATCGACACTGTTTTTCGCATTTCCCATAATTTCCTGATCAAGCTTGCCGCTGGCGCTTCGGTAAGAACTGAATTCCAATATTAGAATAGGGATAATAAGAATCGCAATAAATGACACGATTAATTTTCTTGAGATAGACGGTTTTTTCAGCCAATTGATAAAAGTCTTCATGTCCAGTTTCTCCTTCGGGTTTGATACAGTATATATCGGCTGCTTAAAAAAGTTTTAAAATAAAAATGGAAGAAGTTCTTTTTCAGCTGTCTTCTGTTTTTCGCTTTCATTGCCCAAGCCCTTTGCATATCTTATAAAAAACAAGGGGGGCTAAAGATGATTATTGTATCCGGACAATTGCTCCGTCCCCAAGATATTGAAAACTGGCAGATTGATGAGCATTTGAATCCGCTGTTAAAAGAGATGATTGAGACGCCTGTCCAGTTTGATTATCATTCAATTGCCGAACTGATGTTTGAGCTGAACCTGCGGATGAATATCGTTGCAGCGGCAAAAACGCTGCACAAAAGCGGAGCGAAGTTCGCCACTTTTTTAAAAACATACGGAAATACAGCGTATTGGAGGGTTTCACCGGAAGGCGCCTTGGAGCTGAAATACAGAATGGCGCCTTCAAAAGCGATTCGGGACATTGCTGAAAACGGCCCGTTTTACGCGTTTGAATGCGCAACCGCAATTGTTGTTATTTATTATTTGGCTTTGATCGATACAATCGGAGAGGAAAAATTTGATGCCAGCTTTGACAGAATTATTTTATACGACTGGCATTATGAGAAATTGCCGATATACACAGAAACAGGCCATCACTATTTCCTTGGAGATTGTCTGTATTTTAAAAACCCTGAATTTGATCCGCAAAAAGCGCAATGGAGAGGCGAAAATGTGATTTTACTGGAAGAAGATAAATTTTTTGCCCATGGCCTTGGAATCTTAAGCGGACAGCAAATTATCGACAAGCTGAATTCTTTTCGAAAAAAAGGAGCCGTACAGTCAGCTTATCTTCTGTCTCAGGCGACGAGACTGGATGTTCCGTCTCTTTACCGCATCGTACGCTAAAAAGCCCCATCGCCTATTTCCAGGACGATGGGGTTTCAAACTCTTTTCGTTTTCGATAAAAAGGGGCTGTGCCTAAATACTGGTTCGCAGCCCACTCCATTTTTTCAAGGTCGTTTCTTGTCACGATTGGATCTAGACTGCTCCATTTGATAAAGCGGACAAAATAGTAGCCTTTGATAGGGGCCATTGTAACTTTTGAGTGAGGCCAGTCTTCAAATACAAACTCAATTTTCCCTCTTTTTTTATAAGAATATTGAAGAATGTTCATCATCTGTCACCTCTATTTATCAAGTTACGTTCGACAAAGCTCGGCTAACAGTGACTTCACATCAGCGGTCCCGTTAAGCATGCCGACAGATTGCCCGGCCCACAGAGACATGTACCCGGAATCTTTTTCTCTGGCTGCTTGTTTTCTCATCGGCTTTGTTAACGTGTTTTGCAATGGATAAGGAAGCGCGTTTGCCTCCTCAGCTTGCTGCTCTTTCATCCATTGATTGACTATACCCCTTGCAGGCTTACCTGAAAACAATGAGGTCAAGCGCGTGTCTGTTCCCCGCGCTCTTTTTAACTCGCCTTTGTACGTTTCTGATGCTTCGCATTGCTCACACATGAGAAATGGCGTCCCAACCTGTACGCCTTGGGCTCCGAGACAATGAGCGGCTTGAACGCCGCGCCGGTCGGCAATTCCGCCTGCCGCGATAACCGGAACGGAAACGGCATCTGCCGCCTGGGGAATCAGCGACATGAGGCCTAGTGCGGCTTCCCCGCTGACCGGCAGAAAGGAACCGCGATGGCCGCCCGCTTCGCTTCCTTGCAGTACGATGATGTCCATTCCGCGTTCTTCAAGCATGATGGCTTCCTGCGGGACAGTAGCCGTACCAATGAGACAGCAGCCATTTTTCTTTAACGCTTGAATGGTTTCATCCGGCGGAATGCCGAACGTAAATGAACAGGCTCTTACATTGTGTTTGAGAATGATGCTTATTTTTTTATGGAAATCCTCCCATTCTTCTTCCTCTGAAGAAAATGGAGGGGCCTGTTCGGCAAACGGGATTCTGTTTTTCCAAGTTTGAATATTGCCCTCATCCGGTTCTTTTCTGCTTTCCGGAACAAACACATTCACCTGAAATGCTCCGTCAGTCAGCTGCTGCATGTCAACGATTTGCTTTTCGAGCATGTCGGAACTGAGATATCCGGACGCCAAGCTGCCAAGCGCACCTTCATTTGACACAGCAGCTGCCAGGACAGGCGTGACAAGCCCGCCTGCCATCGGCGCCTGAATTACAGGTTTTGTCAGCGATAATAATTTCATCCATTCGGTCATGAAAACCCTCCTGTTACCCCATGATTTTGATATAGCATGTTCGATGGCGAGGGCCGTCGAATTCGCAGAAATAGATGCCCTGCCACGTTCCAAGAATCAGCCGGCCGTTTTCAATAATGACATGCTGTGAGGCTCCGACCGTACTCGATTTCATGTGCGCAGCTGTATTGCCCTCCATATGGCGGTCCAGCTCGTGCTCCCACGGATACACCTCATCAAACCTTCTGAGCATATCTTTTTTGACGTCTGGATCGGCATTTTCATTAATTGTAATGCCCGCTGTCGTATGCGGACAATAAATCAGCGCCGCGCCGCTCGTCACCCCTGTTTCTTGAAGAAATGCTTCCGCCTCGCGTGTGATCTCAATCATTTCATCTCGTTTGGTCGTTTTGATTTGCAATGTTTTCAGCATTTGTTTCTCCTTTCATTTATCCGCTCTATTTGCTAATTCGTTCTGTGTTCTTTTTTTCCTGTTAAGCCGCTCACATAAACGTGATAAAAACAAAAAACTCCAGTCTCTCGCTGGAGTTAGCGCCATACATATATCCTTGCTTCATATGGCTTTAACAGTACTGAAGTCATGTGCTGATGCGGCTCTGTTTCAACATTTGACAATACAAGTGCGTCTGATGACAACGGCAGCCCGGCGTGCTTGAAAAAGGCCGGCGTTCCTGTCAGGTTGGCCGTAATCAGGGCAGTATCGCTCTCGTTTTTTCGCAGATACGCAAAGATTTGCTGATCTTCCGGTAAAATGAGCTCGTATATTCCGTTGATAAAAACATCGTATGTTTGGCGCAGCTTGACCAAGCTTTTGTAAAAGTGGTATACGGATGTTGGGTCGTTTTTTTGCGCCTCGGCATTCAGCCATTTGTAATTTTCATTGATTCCGATCCACGGTTTGGCATCAGAGAATCCGGCGTATGGATCAGCATTCCATTGCATCGGCGTTCGTGAATTGTCCCGTCCCTTTTTCCAGACCATCTTCATCACGTCCTCGTGTGAAGCGCCTTTCGCCCTTTCTATTTCATACAGGCGCTTCATTGCGACATCATCATAGTCAGCAATAGACGGAAACGCCACGTTCGTCATGCCGAGTTCCTGTCCCTGATAAATAAACGGTGTGCCCTTCATGAGAAAATAAACAGCAGCAAGCGCTTTTGCACTTTCTTTCAGATACACGCCGTCGTCTCCCCACACAGAAACTGAACGGGGCTGATCGTGATTCTCCATAAACAAAGCATTCCAGCCGATCCCTTCAAGACTGTCCTGCCAGTCTGTTAAAATTCGTTTGAAGGAAACGATATCAATGCTCTCATTGACCTCTACATCCCACAGCCCGAGATGCTCAAATTGAAAAATCATGCTGAAGATGCCGTTTTTTTCTCCAGCCCAATCATCCGCTTCCTTTGCAGAGACACCATTTGCCTCACCGACTGTCATAATCGGATAGCGGGAAAATGTGTTTTCTTTCAGCTCTGTTAACAAATCCATTATGCCGTCAACATTCATGTGATAGGGGAAAGAGGGAACGACATCCAATCCTTTTGGATTCGGCATATCGGGAAGCCCTTCTTTTTTCTTAATATGAGTAATGGCATCGACCCGAAATCCATCAATACCTTTGTCAAGCCACCAATTCACCATGTCATAAACGGCATTTCTCACCTTTTCATTCTCCCAGTTCAAATCAGGCTGTTTTTGATCAAAAAGATGAAGATAATACTGGCTTGTCTTTTGATCATACTCCCAAGCCGGCCCACCGAAAATACTTTCCCAATTATTTGGCGCTTTTCCGCTTTTGCCGTCCTTCCAAATATACCAGTCGCGTTTTTCCGAGTGTATGGATGAACGGGATTCAATGAACCACGGGTGTTCGTCACTTGTATGGTTCACGACAAGATCCATTATCATCTTCATGCCCAGCTTATGAATGTCATGGAGCAGCTCGTCGAAATCAGCCATGGTGCCGAAATCGCTTAATATGTTTTTATAATCCCTGATATCATAGCCGTTATCCGCATTGGGCGAATCATACAAAGGGCAAATCCAGATGACATCGGCGCCCAGCTCTTTTATGTAGGAAAGCTTTGATCTGATACCTTGAATATCCCCGATTCCGTCGCCATTTGAATCTTTAAAACTGCGGGGATAAATTTGGTACACAACCGCTTCCTTCCACCAAGCCTTTTTCATACAGCCACTCCCTTCCTCAGTGTCCCGGTCTATATATCTTATGTAGACAAAAGGTTTTACAGCATTGCTTTTTCAGAAAAAAAACAGCCGTTCAATCTTCGGCTGCTTTTTATAAAAAGTCAGTTTTTTTAATTTCTACAAAACGGATGTGATGATCTTCTGCATCGCGAATTTTAAATTCGCAGCCCTCCGCGTGTATCACATCCCCTGCTTTCAGCTCCATTTTTTGCGTCAGAAGCCAGCCTGCGATCGTATCAATTTCTTCATTTTCAATGGCAATGTCGAGCAGATCGTTCACTTCGTCTATTAGCGCTTTTCCATCCATCACATAATGGTGCTCGCCTTTTTTCAAAATGTGCGGCGTTTCATCCTGATCATATTCATCGCGGATGTCCCCGACGATTTCCTCGATAATATCCTCGACAGTGACAAGCCCCGCCGTTCCTCCGTATTCGTCTACGAGAATCGCCATGTGAATCCGCTCCTTCTGCATGCGGATCAAAAGCTGCTGAACAGGGATGCTTTCGATAACCCTGATGACGGGCCTCATGATCTGCTTTAACTTTATCGGCTTGCCGAGAAAATAGGCTTTAAACATATCTTTGCTGTTGATGATTCCTAAAATATGATCCTTGTCTTCTTTGATGACAGGGTAGCGTGTATACCGTTCATTAATAATGTGATGAATCGCTTCTTCAAGCGACTGCTCCAGCGAGATAACCGCAATTTCCGTCCGCGGGATCATGATCTCTCTCGCTACCCGGTTGTCAAATTCAAAAATCTTATTCACATAGCGGAATTCAGACTGATTGATTTCTCCTTTTTCATAGCTTTCTGAAAGGATCAGCCGCAGTTCCTCCTCGCTGATGACAACCTCATGCTCCTTCACAGAATGAAAGCCAAATAATTTCACAAAAAAACTTGCGGAGCCGTTCAATGCTTTAATAAATGGAAACATGATTTTATAAAACCAAATCAAGGGCTTTGCAACCCATAAGCTGACAGCTTCAGCCTTTTGAATGGAAACCGTTTTCGGGGCAAGCTCCCCCAGCACCACATGCAAAAAAGTGACGATGATAAATGCAATGATAAATGTGACAATGTGGTTCATCGGTTCCGGGATGCCTGTCATCTCAAATAAAGGATGAAGAATGCGTTCAAATGTCGGTTCACCTAACCATCCAAGGCCGAGAGCTGTAATGGTAATCCCGAGCTGGCAGGCTGATAAATACTCGTCCAGATTGGAGATGATTTTGTGTGCGGCAAGCGCCCGGCTATCGCCACTGTCAATAAGCTGATTGATTTTTGACCCTCTGATTTTGACGATTGCAAATTCTGCTGCGACGAAAAAAGCCGTAATGCCAACCAATACAAAAATAGCGACCAATTGTAAAATAAGCAAAAAAAGCCCTTACCATAAATGGTAAGGGGCCACCTCCTTAACGTTAATTCTCATTACGACCGTTTAAGAAAATCATCACAAAGCGAAGAAGCTCAAACAGGGAAACCAGGGCGGCGGCCACATATGTTAAGGCAGCAGCGCTCAGCACTTTATTAACCCCATTCTCTTCAGTGTTTCGGATGAATCCTTCTGACACAATAATTTGCTTCGCGCGTGAACTTGCATTAAATTCGACAGGCAGTGTAACCAGCTGGAAAAAGACAGCGGCTGAAAACAGAATGATGCCAAGCCCGATCAAATTAAGGCTGCCGAGAAGCATGCCTCCTAAGAAAAGAAAAGGAGCTACACCGGATGCAAAATTCACGACTGGGAAGATTTTATGTCTCAGCACAAGCGCACCATATGCTTCCTGATGCTGCAAGGCGTGTCCGACTTCATGGGAAGCTACGGAGATGGCGGAAATTGAGCGGCCGTAATAGACCGGCTCAGATAAACGCACCACCCGTCTTGTCGGGTCGTAATGGTCTGTTAAAGTGCCTCTTACCGGTTCGACCGGCACGTCGTAAAGACCGTTTATATCTAAAATCCGTCTTGCCGTTTCTGCCCCTGTACGTCCGCTTGAGGCTTCCACTTTTGAATATTTTTGAAAGTTGCTCTTCACTTTAAATTGTGCCCAAAACGACAATCCCAATGCGGCTATTGTTAAAAATATAAACAGCATTTTTCATCATCCTTTTTCTATGATCAAATCTTTCTTTGTTACGATTATTTTAATGAGTTTTCTTTCTCGTGTACAGAAATGCGCTTCTTCTTCCGGCTCGGGACACACATTCCGATCAGCAGAAAGAACAGTCCTGCTGAAAACAAATAAAAGGCAAAGCCGCCGACATTCTTCTTCAAAAAATGAAGCCAGGAGAAGCCGCCGGAAAAGTGATTATATGAATTCAAATCAAAAATAAACAAAATCACCGCGGATGCCGCAAGCTGGGTTCCGATCAAAACCACGATCGTTCTTTGAATGATCGTCATCTTTTTCATCCTTTTTGCTTTAGTTTATGGAGAAACCCGTTTTTATATGTTTTGTTCATTTTTTGAAAAACATCACCTGAAGTGGGACATACTGTTAGAAAAAAGCACGGGTGTGATGGAAGCCATGAAAGTGACGAGTGAGGAAAAGGAACAGCTGAGCACAGCAATCGACCGAATGAATGAAGGGCTGGATGCATTTATCCAGCTTTATAATGACTCGGAAATCGATGAGCCGCTTATTCAGCTTGAAGATGATACAGCCGATTTGATGAAACAGGCCCGGGATATGTACGGCCAGGAAAAACTAAATGAGAAATTAAACACGATTATTAAACAGATTTTATCCATCTCATTATCTGAAGAAGGAGAAATAGAATGAAATCAAATCGGATATTTATTTCGTGGCTCAGGTGGCCGTTATTTATCCGAATCGGGGTTATTATTTTATTTCTGATTCTTTTGTTCGGCCAAATCATTTATATACTTGAGCCGAAACAGTTCACTTCGGTATTTGAAGGTATTTGGTGGGCTGTTGTTACCGTTTCGACAGTCGGCTATGGAGACTATGTGCCGCACACGCCGCTGGGACAGGCAGCCGGAATACTGCTGATTTTGACTGGAGCAAGCTTTGTCACCGCCTATTTCGCCACGTTATCAGCGGCCGCATTCAGCAGACAG
Coding sequences:
- a CDS encoding secondary thiamine-phosphate synthase enzyme YjbQ, with protein sequence MLKTLQIKTTKRDEMIEITREAEAFLQETGVTSGAALIYCPHTTAGITINENADPDVKKDMLRRFDEVYPWEHELDRHMEGNTAAHMKSSTVGASQHVIIENGRLILGTWQGIYFCEFDGPRHRTCYIKIMG
- a CDS encoding hemolysin family protein; this encodes MLILQLVAIFVLVGITAFFVAAEFAIVKIRGSKINQLIDSGDSRALAAHKIISNLDEYLSACQLGITITALGLGWLGEPTFERILHPLFEMTGIPEPMNHIVTFIIAFIIVTFLHVVLGELAPKTVSIQKAEAVSLWVAKPLIWFYKIMFPFIKALNGSASFFVKLFGFHSVKEHEVVISEEELRLILSESYEKGEINQSEFRYVNKIFEFDNRVAREIMIPRTEIAVISLEQSLEEAIHHIINERYTRYPVIKEDKDHILGIINSKDMFKAYFLGKPIKLKQIMRPVIRVIESIPVQQLLIRMQKERIHMAILVDEYGGTAGLVTVEDIIEEIVGDIRDEYDQDETPHILKKGEHHYVMDGKALIDEVNDLLDIAIENEEIDTIAGWLLTQKMELKAGDVIHAEGCEFKIRDAEDHHIRFVEIKKTDFL
- a CDS encoding protein mistic, which produces MFCSFFEKHHLKWDILLEKSTGVMEAMKVTSEEKEQLSTAIDRMNEGLDAFIQLYNDSEIDEPLIQLEDDTADLMKQARDMYGQEKLNEKLNTIIKQILSISLSEEGEIE
- the mcpB gene encoding methyl-accepting chemotaxis protein McpB — encoded protein: MKTFINWLKKPSISRKLIVSFIAILIIPILILEFSSYRSASGKLDQEIMGNAKNSVDTFNTTVTNDLGAKAKGVTFFSESLKSSAFKGKTNQEELKAKFSQYISINEGVARIYGGAENGTYIQAPNEKLPEGYDPRQRPWYQDAMKAGGEIVVTDPYVAASDGSMVITIAQELKDGSGVVAMDITIDKLLEQMKQIKVGEEGYVFIATKNKTYVAHQNHKAGEKLSGDWVAKMYADNSGDFKYTLNNEDKKMSYTTNELTGWKIAGTMYMDEIKDASKSVLITGMIVLIASIVIGGFLILFIVRSITKPLKRLVQSSKTISSGDLTETIDIRSKDELGELGESFNEMGQSLRSLISAIQDSVNNVAASSEQLTASAGQTSKATEHITMAIEQFSNGNEEQSEKVESSSHQLNLMNGDLQHVSETSSDITKASIQSTEIAGTGEKFVQQTVGQMNSINQSVQQAEAVVKGLEGKSKDITSILRVINGIADQTNLLALNAAIEAARAGESGRGFSVVAEEVRKLAVQSADSAKEIEKLIQEIVAEIETSLHMFKEVKQEVQSGLVVTDNTKESFQSIFSMTNEIAGKLQTMNSTVEQLSDRSKHVSTAVSDIADVSKESSASIQDIAASAEEQLASMEEISSSATTLAQMAEELRDLTKQFKIE
- a CDS encoding zinc metallopeptidase, whose amino-acid sequence is MLFIFLTIAALGLSFWAQFKVKSNFQKYSKVEASSGRTGAETARRILDINGLYDVPVEPVRGTLTDHYDPTRRVVRLSEPVYYGRSISAISVASHEVGHALQHQEAYGALVLRHKIFPVVNFASGVAPFLFLGGMLLGSLNLIGLGIILFSAAVFFQLVTLPVEFNASSRAKQIIVSEGFIRNTEENGVNKVLSAAALTYVAAALVSLFELLRFVMIFLNGRNEN
- a CDS encoding alpha-glucosidase produces the protein MKKAWWKEAVVYQIYPRSFKDSNGDGIGDIQGIRSKLSYIKELGADVIWICPLYDSPNADNGYDIRDYKNILSDFGTMADFDELLHDIHKLGMKMIMDLVVNHTSDEHPWFIESRSSIHSEKRDWYIWKDGKSGKAPNNWESIFGGPAWEYDQKTSQYYLHLFDQKQPDLNWENEKVRNAVYDMVNWWLDKGIDGFRVDAITHIKKKEGLPDMPNPKGLDVVPSFPYHMNVDGIMDLLTELKENTFSRYPIMTVGEANGVSAKEADDWAGEKNGIFSMIFQFEHLGLWDVEVNESIDIVSFKRILTDWQDSLEGIGWNALFMENHDQPRSVSVWGDDGVYLKESAKALAAVYFLMKGTPFIYQGQELGMTNVAFPSIADYDDVAMKRLYEIERAKGASHEDVMKMVWKKGRDNSRTPMQWNADPYAGFSDAKPWIGINENYKWLNAEAQKNDPTSVYHFYKSLVKLRQTYDVFINGIYELILPEDQQIFAYLRKNESDTALITANLTGTPAFFKHAGLPLSSDALVLSNVETEPHQHMTSVLLKPYEARIYVWR
- a CDS encoding protein-glutamine gamma-glutamyltransferase; its protein translation is MIIVSGQLLRPQDIENWQIDEHLNPLLKEMIETPVQFDYHSIAELMFELNLRMNIVAAAKTLHKSGAKFATFLKTYGNTAYWRVSPEGALELKYRMAPSKAIRDIAENGPFYAFECATAIVVIYYLALIDTIGEEKFDASFDRIILYDWHYEKLPIYTETGHHYFLGDCLYFKNPEFDPQKAQWRGENVILLEEDKFFAHGLGILSGQQIIDKLNSFRKKGAVQSAYLLSQATRLDVPSLYRIVR
- a CDS encoding nitronate monooxygenase, whose protein sequence is MTEWMKLLSLTKPVIQAPMAGGLVTPVLAAAVSNEGALGSLASGYLSSDMLEKQIVDMQQLTDGAFQVNVFVPESRKEPDEGNIQTWKNRIPFAEQAPPFSSEEEEWEDFHKKISIILKHNVRACSFTFGIPPDETIQALKKNGCCLIGTATVPQEAIMLEERGMDIIVLQGSEAGGHRGSFLPVSGEAALGLMSLIPQAADAVSVPVIAAGGIADRRGVQAAHCLGAQGVQVGTPFLMCEQCEASETYKGELKRARGTDTRLTSLFSGKPARGIVNQWMKEQQAEEANALPYPLQNTLTKPMRKQAAREKDSGYMSLWAGQSVGMLNGTADVKSLLAELCRT